The proteins below are encoded in one region of Pseudomonas entomophila L48:
- a CDS encoding FUSC family protein, translating to MPITLQALFAPSSLALKFALKTLLGGGLALWLALRWGLEQPAWALMTAFIVAQPLSGMVVQKGLARLAGTLVGTFMSVVFIGLFAQTPWLFLLTLALWLALCTAASTQLRSAWAYAFVLAGYTAAIIALPAIDHPLQVFDQAVARCTEISLGICCATASSALVWPMRVEQQLAGQARQAWQNGLQAASAMLAGEDEARKGLLETLGRIVAIDAQREHAWFEGNRGRQRARAIQGLSQKLMVLLRLSRSVRRQWRQLDEAEARHLLPWLDEVRAQLATPSQPSLLVLRQRLWDAAHDERISSAEHYCLARLTLLLDYAMAASQALDDVEQGRAPKEVAQSLAAHRDLSLALLFGSRSALAFLVMSSFWLATAWPSAPGGLVLTCVVCSLFASRENGAQIGLSFLRGILLAIPVAFLVGQILLPQWSSFAMLCLGMGVPLFFGALGMAHPRIGATATSYCLHFIVLVAPLNAMHFDVASMLNSAQAMLVGVGAAVLAFRLVVLRHPAWLGRRLRAATQGDLVRLTRRDLRGADSWFGGRMADRLMQLARHASELPEAERKRWDDGLHGLDIGDELVHLRMCLAVANAPLGSAERQYLQQLEAVLASGPAPGRGQRLDAASEQFIEALHRQTPSDPLRLAEGAVLQLRKSWGKWCRWQEDTHGAA from the coding sequence GTGCCCATCACCCTCCAGGCCCTGTTCGCACCCAGCAGCCTCGCCCTGAAGTTCGCCCTCAAGACCTTGCTCGGTGGCGGCCTGGCGCTGTGGCTGGCGTTGCGCTGGGGGCTGGAGCAGCCTGCCTGGGCCTTGATGACCGCGTTCATCGTGGCCCAGCCGCTGTCGGGCATGGTGGTGCAGAAGGGCCTTGCGCGGTTGGCCGGGACGCTGGTCGGTACCTTCATGTCGGTGGTGTTCATTGGTCTGTTCGCGCAGACGCCTTGGCTGTTCCTGCTCACCCTGGCGCTCTGGCTGGCGCTGTGCACCGCCGCCTCCACCCAGTTGCGCAGCGCCTGGGCCTATGCCTTCGTACTGGCCGGCTACACCGCGGCGATCATCGCCCTGCCGGCGATCGATCACCCGCTGCAGGTGTTTGACCAGGCCGTGGCCCGCTGCACCGAAATCAGCCTAGGGATCTGTTGCGCCACCGCCAGCAGTGCTCTGGTCTGGCCCATGCGGGTGGAACAGCAACTCGCCGGCCAGGCCCGCCAGGCTTGGCAGAACGGTCTGCAGGCGGCCAGTGCCATGCTCGCGGGCGAAGACGAGGCGCGCAAAGGGCTGCTGGAGACCCTCGGGCGTATTGTCGCCATTGACGCCCAGCGCGAACACGCCTGGTTCGAAGGCAATCGCGGTCGGCAACGGGCCCGGGCGATCCAGGGCCTGAGCCAGAAACTCATGGTGCTGTTGCGCCTGTCGCGCTCGGTGCGCCGGCAGTGGCGTCAGCTCGACGAGGCCGAAGCCCGGCACCTGTTGCCCTGGCTGGACGAGGTCCGCGCCCAGCTGGCCACGCCCAGCCAGCCCAGCCTGCTGGTGCTGCGCCAGCGCCTCTGGGACGCGGCCCACGACGAACGGATAAGCTCCGCCGAGCACTACTGCCTGGCACGCCTAACCCTGCTGCTGGACTACGCGATGGCCGCCAGCCAGGCCCTCGATGATGTGGAGCAGGGCAGGGCGCCGAAGGAAGTCGCGCAAAGCCTGGCCGCCCACCGCGACCTGTCGCTGGCCCTTTTGTTCGGATCACGCAGTGCCCTGGCGTTCCTGGTGATGAGCAGCTTCTGGCTGGCCACTGCCTGGCCTTCGGCGCCGGGTGGCCTGGTGTTGACCTGCGTGGTCTGCAGCCTGTTCGCCAGCCGCGAGAACGGCGCGCAGATCGGCTTGAGCTTCCTGCGTGGCATCCTGCTGGCGATCCCGGTGGCGTTCCTGGTCGGGCAGATCCTGCTGCCGCAATGGAGCAGCTTCGCCATGCTTTGCCTGGGCATGGGCGTGCCACTGTTCTTCGGCGCCCTGGGCATGGCTCATCCGCGCATCGGCGCCACCGCCACCTCCTACTGCCTGCACTTCATCGTGCTGGTGGCGCCGCTCAATGCCATGCATTTCGACGTCGCGAGCATGCTCAACAGCGCCCAGGCCATGCTGGTGGGGGTGGGCGCCGCAGTGCTGGCTTTCCGCCTGGTGGTGCTGCGCCATCCGGCCTGGCTGGGTCGGCGTCTGCGGGCGGCCACCCAAGGCGACCTGGTGCGCCTGACCCGGCGTGATCTGCGCGGTGCCGACAGCTGGTTTGGCGGCCGCATGGCCGATCGCCTGATGCAGCTGGCGCGGCATGCCAGCGAATTGCCGGAAGCTGAGCGCAAACGTTGGGATGATGGCCTGCATGGCCTGGACATTGGCGACGAACTGGTGCACCTGCGCATGTGCCTGGCCGTGGCCAATGCCCCCCTGGGCAGCGCCGAGCGCCAGTACCTGCAACAGCTGGAGGCGGTGCTCGCCAGCGGCCCGGCGCCTGGCCGCGGCCAGCGCCTGGATGCCGCCAGCGAACAGTTCATCGAAGCCCTGCATCGCCAGACGCCCAGCGATCCGCTGCGCCTGGCCGAAGGGGCGGTGTTGCAATTGCGCAAAAGCTGGGGCAAGTGGTGCCGCTGGCAGGAGGATACCCATGGGGCTGCGTGA
- a CDS encoding SDR family NAD(P)-dependent oxidoreductase, which yields MTRKIALITGASRGLGRNAAEHLAARGVDIIGTYHSKADEAQAVAARLEQAGVRAAMLQLDVSDSASFATFIERLGDTLEQRFGRHQLDFLVNNAGIGLNVPFSETSEAQFDQLLNIQLKGPFFLTQRLLPLIADGGRIVNISTGLTRFALPGYAAYAAMKGAMEVLTRYQAKELGPRGIRVNILAPGAIETDFGGGVVRDNAQVNDFIAGNTALGRVGLPDDIGAAIALLLEEGNGWITGQRLEVSGGMFL from the coding sequence ATGACTCGCAAGATCGCCTTGATCACTGGCGCCAGCCGCGGCCTGGGCCGCAATGCCGCCGAACACCTGGCCGCTCGCGGCGTCGATATCATCGGCACCTACCACAGCAAGGCCGACGAGGCCCAGGCCGTGGCAGCAAGGCTGGAACAGGCTGGCGTGCGGGCTGCCATGTTGCAGCTTGACGTCAGCGACAGCGCCAGCTTCGCCACCTTCATCGAACGCCTGGGTGACACCCTTGAGCAGCGGTTTGGTCGCCATCAGCTGGACTTCCTAGTGAATAACGCGGGCATCGGCTTGAACGTGCCGTTCAGCGAAACCAGCGAAGCGCAGTTCGACCAGTTGCTGAACATCCAGCTAAAGGGCCCCTTCTTCCTGACCCAGCGCCTGCTGCCCTTGATTGCCGACGGCGGACGCATCGTCAACATTTCCACCGGCCTGACCCGCTTCGCCCTGCCCGGCTATGCCGCCTATGCGGCGATGAAGGGGGCGATGGAAGTGCTGACCCGTTACCAGGCCAAGGAGCTGGGGCCACGTGGTATCCGGGTGAACATTCTTGCGCCGGGCGCCATCGAGACCGACTTCGGCGGTGGGGTGGTGCGCGACAACGCGCAAGTCAACGACTTCATTGCCGGGAACACCGCGCTCGGGCGGGTTGGCTTGCCCGATGACATCGGCGCGGCCATCGCTTTGTTGCTGGAAGAGGGCAATGGCTGGATCACCGGGCAGCGCCTGGAAGTCTCCGGCGGCATGTTCCTCTGA
- a CDS encoding DUF1656 domain-containing protein gives MGLREWALGGVLLSPFLIYVLMALLLTGVLRLVVQATPLGRWIWHEALFDAALFVCVLYLVVRLLGPM, from the coding sequence ATGGGGCTGCGTGAGTGGGCGCTGGGCGGCGTGCTGCTCAGCCCGTTTCTGATCTACGTGTTGATGGCGCTGTTGCTCACCGGCGTGCTGCGCCTGGTGGTCCAGGCCACCCCCCTGGGGCGCTGGATCTGGCATGAAGCGCTGTTCGACGCGGCGTTGTTCGTTTGTGTCCTGTACCTGGTGGTACGTCTACTGGGCCCAATGTAA
- a CDS encoding HlyD family secretion protein, with protein sequence MRTAVRTLVTLCVVILAVFAGYQLWQYYMLTPWTRDARVRADVVVIAPDVSGWVSALKVRDNQQVKAGELLMTIDRERFQAAFDQASAVVETRTQQLRLRDREAARRTALGTEAISAELRENAQINAAVARGELHEAEAQLQVARINLARSEVRAPRGGHITNLRLAEGNFVNTGQSVMALVDDATFYIQAYFEETKLPRIRVGDTVNVWLMGAGESMQGHVESISRGITDRNSTPDGQLLPEVEPTFNWVRLAQRIPVRIRLDQIPEGVTLSAGMTASVQVHEDQSER encoded by the coding sequence ATGCGTACAGCCGTACGTACCCTGGTCACCCTGTGCGTGGTGATCCTTGCCGTGTTCGCCGGCTACCAGCTCTGGCAGTACTACATGCTCACGCCCTGGACCCGGGATGCGCGGGTGCGTGCCGACGTGGTGGTGATCGCCCCCGATGTGTCGGGCTGGGTCAGTGCGCTCAAGGTCCGCGACAACCAGCAGGTCAAGGCCGGTGAATTGCTGATGACCATCGACCGCGAGCGTTTCCAGGCCGCCTTCGATCAGGCCAGTGCCGTGGTCGAGACCCGCACCCAGCAACTGCGTCTGCGTGATCGCGAAGCGGCGCGGCGCACAGCGCTGGGGACCGAGGCGATCAGTGCCGAGCTGCGCGAGAACGCCCAGATCAACGCCGCCGTTGCCCGCGGCGAACTGCATGAAGCCGAGGCGCAGTTACAGGTGGCCAGGATCAACCTGGCACGCAGCGAGGTGCGCGCCCCACGTGGCGGGCATATCACCAACCTGCGCCTGGCCGAGGGCAACTTCGTCAATACCGGGCAGTCGGTGATGGCGCTGGTGGACGATGCCACCTTCTATATCCAGGCCTATTTCGAGGAAACCAAGCTGCCGCGCATTCGTGTCGGCGATACGGTGAACGTGTGGTTGATGGGCGCGGGCGAGTCGATGCAAGGGCATGTTGAAAGCATCAGCCGTGGGATCACCGACCGTAACTCGACACCTGACGGGCAGTTACTGCCGGAGGTGGAGCCCACCTTCAACTGGGTGCGGCTGGCGCAGCGGATTCCGGTGCGCATACGGTTGGACCAGATCCCCGAGGGGGTGACCTTGAGCGCGGGGATGACGGCCAGCGTTCAAGTGCATGAGGATCAGTCTGAACGCTGA
- a CDS encoding M949_RS01915 family surface polysaccharide biosynthesis protein, with protein MVAKHRWLNVTLGLGSLALLAACEQKSFEVLPPIPVEQLEVLGVQTPIKSVHFHDREGEGLLVLSRVDGQATDPDTEEEVDKVVLKATLYGRNASSDAFKPRWQIEQETTCAGLDLDVDFYNDVSDVTDLNKDGVAEVTVASHSFCGGGIDPHDIAIEMREGQAAYTITGQSLISPPGEDAFGGEREDSASLKSAPQVLREHMDAVWQQVYKRPWSETSAPADDDPEDDTE; from the coding sequence ATGGTTGCCAAGCACCGCTGGTTGAACGTCACCTTGGGCCTGGGCAGCCTTGCGCTGCTGGCCGCCTGTGAACAGAAAAGTTTCGAAGTGCTGCCGCCGATTCCGGTCGAGCAACTCGAAGTGCTGGGCGTGCAGACGCCGATCAAGAGCGTGCACTTCCACGACCGCGAGGGCGAGGGCCTGCTGGTGCTGAGCCGGGTCGACGGCCAGGCCACCGACCCCGACACCGAGGAAGAGGTCGACAAGGTGGTGCTCAAGGCCACTCTTTATGGGCGCAACGCTTCGTCTGATGCCTTCAAGCCGCGTTGGCAGATCGAGCAGGAAACCACCTGTGCCGGCCTGGACCTGGATGTCGACTTCTACAACGACGTCAGTGACGTCACCGACCTGAACAAGGACGGCGTGGCCGAAGTGACCGTGGCCAGCCACTCCTTCTGCGGTGGCGGCATCGACCCCCACGACATCGCCATCGAGATGCGTGAGGGCCAGGCGGCCTACACCATCACGGGGCAATCGCTGATCAGCCCTCCCGGTGAAGACGCCTTCGGTGGCGAACGCGAGGACAGCGCCTCGCTCAAGAGTGCCCCGCAGGTCTTGCGCGAGCATATGGACGCAGTCTGGCAGCAGGTCTACAAGCGGCCTTGGAGCGAGACCTCCGCGCCAGCCGACGACGACCCGGAAGACGATACCGAGTAA
- the rapA gene encoding RNA polymerase-associated protein RapA — protein sequence MAQQYQPGQRWISDSEAELGLGTILAQDGRLLTVLYPATGDTRQYSLRNAPLTRVRFSPGDQITHFEGWKLTVREVEDVDGLLVYHGIDGQNQPHTLPETQLSNFIQFRLASDRLFAGQIDPLSWFSLRYNTLQHNSKQMLSSLWGLGGVRAQPIAHQLHIAREVADRIAPRVLLADEVGLGKTIEAGLVIHRQLLSGRASRVLILVPENLQHQWLVEMRRRFNLQVALFDAERFIESDASNPFEDAQLALVALEWLVDDEKAQDALFAAGWDLMVVDEAHHLVWHEEQASPEYALVEQLAQVIPGVLLLTATPEQLGQDSHFARLRLLDPNRFHDLAAFRAESENYRPVAEAVQELLDEGRLSAKAHATIQGFLGAEGEALLAAVSDGDSQASARLIRELLDRHGTGRVLFRNTRAAIQGFPERQLHPYPLANPEQYAELPSGERAELYPEVAFQAQGETSDEERWWRFDPRVDWLIDTLKMLKRTKVLVICAHAETAMDLEDALRVRSGIPATVFHEGMSILERDRAAAYFADEEFGAQVLICSEIGSEGRNFQFAHHLVMFDLPAHPDLLEQRIGRLDRIGQKHTIQLHIPYLQNSPQERLFQWYHEGLNAFLNTCPTGNALQHQFGPRLLPLLAEGDEKAWGKLVAEARTERENLEAELHSGRDRLLELNSGGAGEGQALVEAILEQDDQFALPIYMETLFDAFGIDSEDHSENALVLKPSEKMLDASFPLGDDEGVTITYDRGQALSREDMQFLTWEHPMVQGGMDLVLSGSMGNTAVALIKNKALKPGTVLLELLYVSEVVAPRSLQLGRYLPPAALRCLLDANGNDLAARVAFETLNDQLESVPRASSNKFVQAQRDVLAKRIAAGEAKVLPTHEERVAQAQQRLAAEADEELARLTALKAVNPTVRDSEIDALRKQREDGMAALEKAALRLEAIRVLVAG from the coding sequence ATGGCGCAGCAGTATCAACCGGGGCAACGCTGGATCAGCGACAGCGAAGCCGAGCTCGGTCTTGGGACCATCCTGGCGCAGGATGGCCGCCTTCTGACCGTGCTCTACCCGGCCACGGGCGACACCCGCCAGTACTCGCTACGCAATGCGCCGCTGACCCGCGTGCGCTTCTCGCCTGGCGACCAGATCACCCACTTCGAGGGCTGGAAGCTGACCGTGCGCGAGGTCGAGGACGTCGATGGCCTGCTGGTCTACCACGGCATCGACGGGCAGAACCAGCCACACACGTTGCCCGAGACGCAGCTGTCGAACTTCATCCAGTTCCGCCTGGCCAGCGACCGCCTGTTCGCCGGGCAGATCGACCCGCTGTCGTGGTTCTCGCTGCGCTACAACACCTTGCAACACAACAGCAAGCAGATGCTCTCTTCGCTGTGGGGCCTCGGTGGCGTGCGTGCGCAACCCATCGCCCACCAGTTGCACATCGCCCGTGAAGTCGCCGACCGCATCGCCCCGCGCGTGTTGCTGGCAGACGAAGTGGGTCTGGGCAAGACCATCGAAGCCGGCCTGGTGATCCACCGCCAGCTGCTGTCCGGCCGTGCCAGCCGCGTGCTGATCCTGGTGCCCGAGAACCTCCAGCACCAGTGGCTGGTGGAGATGCGCCGACGCTTCAACCTGCAGGTGGCGCTGTTCGACGCCGAGCGCTTCATCGAAAGCGACGCCAGCAACCCGTTCGAGGATGCCCAGCTGGCGCTGGTGGCCCTGGAGTGGCTGGTCGACGACGAAAAGGCCCAGGACGCGCTGTTCGCCGCCGGCTGGGACCTGATGGTGGTCGACGAGGCCCACCACCTGGTCTGGCACGAAGAACAGGCCAGCCCCGAGTACGCACTGGTCGAGCAACTGGCCCAGGTCATCCCGGGCGTGCTGCTGCTCACCGCGACGCCTGAACAGCTCGGTCAGGACAGCCACTTCGCCCGCCTGCGCCTGCTCGACCCCAACCGTTTCCACGACCTGGCCGCATTCCGCGCCGAAAGCGAAAACTATCGCCCGGTGGCCGAAGCGGTACAGGAACTGCTCGACGAAGGCCGCCTGTCGGCCAAGGCCCACGCGACCATCCAAGGCTTCCTTGGCGCCGAAGGCGAAGCGCTGCTGGCCGCGGTCAGCGATGGCGACAGCCAGGCCAGCGCGCGCCTGATCCGCGAGCTGCTCGACCGCCACGGCACCGGCCGCGTGTTGTTCCGCAACACCCGGGCGGCAATCCAGGGCTTCCCCGAGCGCCAGCTGCACCCCTACCCGCTGGCCAACCCCGAGCAATACGCCGAACTGCCGTCGGGCGAGCGCGCCGAGCTGTACCCAGAGGTCGCTTTCCAGGCCCAGGGCGAGACCAGCGACGAAGAACGCTGGTGGCGCTTCGACCCACGGGTCGACTGGCTGATCGACACCCTGAAGATGCTCAAGCGCACCAAGGTGCTGGTGATCTGCGCCCACGCCGAGACCGCCATGGACCTGGAAGACGCCCTGCGCGTGCGCTCCGGTATTCCAGCCACCGTGTTCCACGAAGGCATGAGCATCCTCGAGCGCGACCGCGCCGCCGCCTACTTCGCCGACGAAGAGTTCGGCGCCCAGGTACTGATCTGCTCCGAAATCGGCAGTGAAGGCCGCAACTTCCAGTTCGCCCATCACCTGGTGATGTTCGACCTGCCGGCCCACCCGGATTTGCTCGAACAGCGCATCGGCCGTCTCGACCGGATCGGCCAGAAACATACGATCCAGCTGCACATCCCGTACCTGCAGAACAGCCCGCAGGAACGCCTGTTTCAGTGGTACCACGAAGGCCTCAACGCCTTCCTCAACACCTGCCCGACCGGCAACGCCCTGCAGCACCAGTTCGGCCCGCGTCTGCTGCCGCTGCTCGCCGAAGGTGACGAGAAAGCCTGGGGCAAGCTGGTGGCTGAAGCCCGCACAGAACGTGAAAATCTCGAAGCCGAGCTGCACAGTGGCCGCGACCGCCTGCTGGAGCTCAACTCCGGTGGCGCCGGCGAAGGTCAGGCACTGGTCGAGGCGATCCTCGAGCAGGACGACCAGTTCGCCCTGCCGATCTACATGGAAACCCTGTTCGACGCCTTCGGCATCGACAGCGAAGACCATTCCGAGAACGCCCTGGTGCTAAAGCCCAGTGAAAAGATGCTCGATGCCAGCTTCCCGCTGGGTGACGACGAAGGTGTGACCATCACCTACGACCGTGGCCAGGCGCTATCGCGCGAAGACATGCAATTCCTCACCTGGGAACACCCGATGGTTCAGGGCGGCATGGACCTGGTGCTGTCCGGCTCGATGGGCAACACCGCGGTCGCGCTGATCAAGAACAAGGCACTCAAGCCCGGCACCGTGCTGCTCGAGTTGCTATATGTCAGCGAGGTGGTAGCGCCGCGCAGCCTGCAGCTGGGCCGCTACCTGCCACCGGCGGCGCTGCGTTGCCTGCTCGATGCCAACGGCAACGACCTGGCGGCACGCGTGGCCTTCGAAACGCTCAACGACCAGCTCGAGAGCGTGCCACGGGCCAGTTCCAACAAGTTCGTCCAGGCCCAGCGCGATGTGCTGGCCAAGCGCATCGCCGCAGGCGAGGCCAAGGTCCTGCCAACGCACGAGGAGCGCGTCGCCCAGGCCCAGCAACGCCTGGCGGCCGAGGCGGATGAAGAGTTGGCGCGCCTGACCGCGCTCAAGGCGGTCAACCCCACCGTGCGCGACAGCGAAATCGACGCCCTGCGCAAGCAGCGCGAGGATGGCATGGCGGCGCTGGAGAAAGCCGCACTGCGCCTGGAAGCCATCCGGGTGCTGGTGGCGGGCTGA
- the ccoM gene encoding cytochrome c oxidase subunit CcoM, whose protein sequence is MFFDNVVIAGVVTVGLMLAFFAGLGIFIWKDSNKRKQR, encoded by the coding sequence ATGTTCTTCGACAACGTGGTTATCGCCGGTGTGGTAACGGTCGGGCTGATGTTGGCGTTCTTCGCCGGTCTGGGAATTTTCATCTGGAAGGATTCGAACAAGCGCAAGCAGCGCTGA
- a CDS encoding SDR family oxidoreductase codes for MNKPLIIVTGASSGIGAATARLFSAAGHPLLLIARRLERLEALALPNALCRAVDIRDRATLVAAVKEAESLHGPADALVNNAGVMLLGQVSEQDPEQWERMFDINVKGLLNGVHALIGGMVERRHGTLINVSSVAGRKTFPNHVAYVGSKFAVHGLSENLREELAPHNVRVVTIAPGAVETELLGHTTDEDIKRGYEAWKTNDMGGVVLSAEDVAGAILWAYQQPQQVCIREIVLAATAQQP; via the coding sequence ATGAACAAACCACTGATCATCGTCACCGGCGCCAGCTCCGGCATCGGCGCCGCCACAGCCCGTCTGTTTTCCGCTGCAGGCCACCCCTTGCTGCTGATTGCCCGGCGCCTGGAGCGCCTGGAAGCCCTGGCACTGCCCAATGCCCTGTGCCGCGCGGTGGACATCCGTGATCGCGCCACGCTGGTGGCAGCCGTAAAGGAAGCCGAATCCCTGCATGGGCCGGCCGACGCGCTGGTGAACAACGCCGGGGTGATGCTGCTCGGGCAGGTGAGCGAGCAGGACCCGGAGCAGTGGGAACGCATGTTCGACATCAATGTGAAGGGGCTGCTCAATGGCGTGCATGCGCTGATCGGCGGCATGGTCGAACGGCGCCATGGCACGCTGATCAACGTCAGCTCGGTGGCCGGGCGCAAGACCTTCCCCAACCATGTGGCCTACGTGGGCAGCAAGTTCGCCGTGCATGGCTTGTCGGAGAACCTGCGCGAGGAACTGGCGCCGCACAACGTGCGCGTGGTCACCATCGCACCGGGCGCGGTGGAGACCGAGTTGCTGGGGCATACCACCGACGAGGACATCAAGCGCGGCTACGAGGCCTGGAAAACCAATGACATGGGCGGCGTGGTGCTGAGCGCCGAGGATGTGGCCGGGGCGATCCTGTGGGCCTACCAGCAGCCACAGCAGGTGTGCATTCGCGAAATCGTGCTGGCGGCCACCGCGCAGCAGCCCTGA
- a CDS encoding LysR family transcriptional regulator produces MDIRHLKAFIAVFEERNITVAAQRLCVAQPTLSVTIRQLEDDLGAELFTRQARGVEVSEQARELYPLACRMVAEADALRLRFRQGQERVPLTLGIEADIAPAQLEACVRLASQAVAGLQLTLLEGCDGDARLADEAQRCEDELFLPLWEEAFVLTMATGSQPDGRWITCPQHPSHQRLMSLYDEGEQVGQAGSLQQALIMVAAGLGAAWLPQSLVERHPGVYWQPAPGLALRRRIGLCLTTQALALPALTSLHQALMGP; encoded by the coding sequence ATGGATATCCGTCACCTCAAGGCGTTCATCGCGGTATTCGAGGAACGCAACATCACTGTAGCCGCCCAGCGCCTGTGCGTGGCCCAGCCGACCTTGTCGGTGACCATCCGCCAGTTGGAGGACGATCTGGGCGCCGAACTGTTTACACGCCAGGCCCGTGGCGTCGAGGTCAGCGAACAGGCCCGTGAGCTGTATCCTCTGGCCTGTCGCATGGTGGCCGAAGCCGACGCGTTGCGCCTGCGTTTTCGCCAGGGGCAGGAGCGGGTGCCCTTGACCTTGGGCATCGAGGCGGATATCGCGCCGGCCCAACTCGAGGCATGCGTGCGCCTGGCCAGCCAGGCAGTGGCCGGGTTGCAACTGACCTTGCTGGAGGGCTGCGACGGTGACGCGCGGCTGGCCGACGAGGCCCAGCGTTGCGAGGACGAACTGTTCCTGCCGCTATGGGAGGAGGCCTTTGTCCTGACGATGGCCACGGGCAGCCAGCCGGACGGACGCTGGATCACCTGCCCGCAGCACCCCTCGCACCAGCGGTTGATGAGTCTCTATGACGAGGGGGAGCAGGTCGGGCAAGCCGGCTCGCTGCAGCAGGCCCTGATCATGGTCGCCGCTGGCCTGGGGGCGGCGTGGCTACCCCAGTCACTGGTCGAGCGACACCCCGGGGTCTACTGGCAACCCGCCCCGGGGTTGGCGTTGCGCCGTCGGATCGGTCTGTGCCTGACCACCCAGGCCCTGGCACTGCCGGCGTTGACCAGCTTGCACCAGGCACTCATGGGGCCTTGA
- a CDS encoding LysR family transcriptional regulator: MNKLELLRTFVRVSELCSFTQAGDSLGLPRSTVSEQVRALENLLGTRLFNRTTRRVQVTQDGALLYERSKDLLSGMDEIESLFRTDDAELAGRLRIDLPTMMARRVIVPALPGFLERFPRLEVEISCTDRQVDLLREGFDCVMRIGTLGDLDVVARPVGRLSMCNCASPAYLERHGIPRSLSDLADHSLVHYVRTLGARSQGFEYEQDGELRFQAMGGVVTVNNAEAYSAACLAGLGLIQVPVVGVDEHLRRGELVSVLEPWQAQAMPVSLLYARQRHVPRRVQAFMNWLAVLLEPQVDPAAGAS; the protein is encoded by the coding sequence ATGAATAAGCTGGAGCTTTTGCGCACCTTCGTGAGGGTCAGCGAGTTGTGCAGTTTCACCCAGGCCGGCGACAGCCTCGGGCTGCCGCGTTCGACCGTCTCCGAGCAGGTGCGGGCGTTGGAAAACCTGCTCGGTACGCGCCTGTTCAACCGCACCACCCGTCGGGTGCAGGTGACCCAGGACGGCGCGCTGCTCTACGAGCGCAGCAAGGACCTGCTGTCGGGCATGGACGAAATCGAAAGCCTGTTCCGCACCGACGATGCCGAGCTGGCCGGGCGTCTGCGCATCGACCTGCCAACCATGATGGCGCGGCGGGTCATCGTGCCGGCCCTGCCAGGGTTTCTCGAGCGTTTCCCGCGGCTGGAGGTGGAGATCAGTTGCACCGACCGCCAGGTCGACCTGCTGCGCGAGGGGTTCGATTGCGTGATGCGGATCGGCACGCTGGGCGACCTGGACGTGGTGGCTCGCCCGGTTGGCCGCCTGAGCATGTGCAATTGCGCCAGCCCTGCGTACCTTGAGCGCCATGGTATTCCGAGAAGCCTCTCGGACCTCGCCGACCATAGCCTGGTCCACTATGTGCGCACGTTAGGTGCCCGCAGCCAGGGGTTCGAGTACGAGCAGGACGGCGAGCTGCGTTTCCAGGCCATGGGCGGCGTGGTCACGGTCAACAACGCCGAGGCCTACTCGGCAGCTTGCCTGGCTGGTCTTGGCTTGATCCAGGTGCCGGTGGTCGGGGTGGATGAACACCTTCGTCGGGGTGAACTGGTGTCGGTGCTCGAGCCCTGGCAGGCGCAAGCGATGCCGGTGTCGCTGCTGTACGCCCGGCAACGCCATGTGCCGCGCCGGGTCCAGGCCTTCATGAACTGGCTGGCGGTATTGCTGGAACCCCAGGTCGATCCAGCGGCAGGCGCAAGCTGA